The Oncorhynchus tshawytscha isolate Ot180627B linkage group LG08, Otsh_v2.0, whole genome shotgun sequence genome window below encodes:
- the LOC112257020 gene encoding uncharacterized protein LOC112257020 translates to MISEADRQGAVRPKRSPSDRHRDRDRDRDFSPRRRSEADQHYLQERHQEGINDLPAGKRQMMEKFFTPVHSPPPGGITSQKHRHHQDQEREIHSYRMSRDNDRRSSERHVHHHHRGNHFQDDQEQCHRRHHHHPQHLHHDDEMSDHHTTVTLSRASSSSLSSSDSSDSDSSIEWSGIDDKFSLKHASRPQHTMSCSNIAGGRQFREDDSELQVYATVKQGQLHGGGSPGTNHRAQGRGGQEPSYSELNRGHSRSEEGLLQNTGTDRGKARTPPHLKHGPLYKTASLGRSLAFSEEVLAGPKRAVSSIQLPSKGILKNKEAPPDIRKAKSMEVLSPRVAGKTAGPKGKQDVEALKDAARQSMVKGKIQFSAFLDEITKQVISPARLNTLGVPVETVGPGPAKTPASPKSQLKSQPQLPLKKQGDGQGEERETVTKPRKLRNDSDTRSRKISLPTKFGYESKNHTPRLGSPPTRHSSQPYPPHPPAGYEDQPASLPDFQGPVGNRHGRYGSLLTDGTVSSSPEPSHQKHRSYKHLDQSHRSTHSPPSSPHTQQPQLSHRTPIRTHSPPPVPGPESESPSSKSDSSRNRDRDTASPSSEQSDRHNRSTYRWRPKPHRALTGDKGELQALQEENAELHQNLMQTVVCIESLEAELARAREELSHMKEKFKRLQDTHTGTQHTNSLLGEKLHSATESLSSERKYMVQRIAHLSTELEQANATIASLENINVPCLIKELIEKHFDSGDTVKQFLKNTLKTGQSISDIQSPATKLEQKPSDWSGAGLRECEAGPQKVTAFMPWKQEEGFGVIGQTGNEDSRPMSPPFSVADISMAIYKKLAASQAARQPRPSNLQPHTDTPPNPYPLVELGTGGAEGAWEEGYLVPAVKGGVAAAGRAAESKQGAVVDVSYLTAQRVLDDFMHQLTHPEDGSGGGERGHKANGGGGTAEERGAE, encoded by the exons ATGATCTCTGAGGCTGACAGACAGGGAGCAGTCAGACCCAAGAGGTCACcatcagacagacacagggatagggacagggatagggacTTCAGCCCCAGACGGAGATCAGAAGCTGACCAACACTATTTACAGGAGAGACATCAAGAGGGCATCAACGACCTCCCTGCAGGGAAGAGACAAATGATGGAGAAGTTTTTCACTCCTGTTCATAGTCCTCCTCCAGGTGGGATCACATCACAGAAGCACCGCCATCACCAGGATCAAGAAAGGGAGATACACAG CTACAGGATGTCACGGGACAATGATAGACGCAGCAGTGAACGCCACGTTCACCACCATCACCGTGGTAACCATTTCCAAGATGACCAGGAGCAATGCCATAGAcgtcaccatcatcatcctcagcACCTTCATCACGACGACGAGATGTCGGACCACCACACCACAGTCACCCTCTCCAGAgcatcttcctcctccctctcatcttccGACTCTTCCGACTCCGACTCTTCCATCGAATGGTCCGGCATTGACGACAAGTTCTCCCTGAAGCACGCCAGCCGGCCGCAACATACCATGTCCTGCTCCAACATTGCAGGAGGACGACAGTTCCGGGAGGATGACAGTGAGCTGCAGGTGTATGCCACGGTCAAACAGGGGCAACTGCACGGAGGAGGAAGCCCTGGGACCAACCATCGGGCCCAGGGGAGGGGAGGACAAGAGCCCAGCTACTCCGAGCTCAACCGGGGCCACAGCCGCAGTGAAGAGGGGTTGCTGCAGAATACAGGCACTGACAGAGGGAAAGCACGGACACCCCCACACCTGAAGCACGGACCCCTCTACAAGACAGCCAGCCTGGGCCGTAGCCTGGCCTTCAGTGAAGAGGTCCTGGCTGGGCCAAAGAGGGCAGTGTCCTCGATCCAGCTCCCCAGTAAAGGCATCCTGAAAAACAAGGAGGCGCCGCCGGACATCCGCAAGGCCAAATCCATGGAGGTGCTGTCCCCCCGTGTGGCAGGCAAGACAGCAGGGCCCAAGGGGAAGCAGGATGTGGAGGCTCTGAAGGATGCAGCCAGGCAGAGCATGGTGAAGGGGAAGATACAGTTCTCTGCCTTCCTGGATGAGATCACTAAACAGGTCATCAGCCCCGCCCGTCTCAATACTCTGGGGGTCCCTGTCGAGACTGTAGGACCGGGTCCAGCCAAAACCCCAGCATCCCCCAAATCTCAACTGAAAAGTCAGCCCCAGCTTCCCTTGAAAAAGCAGGGAGAtgggcagggggaggagagggagacggtTACTAAACCTAGGAAACTGAGGAATGACTCTGACACAAGATCACGGAAAATATCTCTCCCTACAAAGTTTGGGTATGAAAGCAAGAACCACACTCCTCGTCTAGGCAGCCCCCCAACCCGCCACTCCAGCCAACCCTACCCGCCCCACCCACCGGCTGGCTATGAAGACCAACCGGCCTCCCTGCCTGACTTCCAGGGTCCGGTCGGTAATAGGCATGGGCGGTATGGCTCCCTTCTTACAGACGGCACTGTCAGCTCCAGCCCTGAGCCCAGCCATCAGAAACACCGGAGCTACAAACACCTTGACCAGAGCCACAGGTCCACCCATAGCCCACCTTCATCTCCACACACCCAGCAACCCCAGCTATCCCACCGCACCCCAATACGCACACACTCCCCTCCTCCAGTGCCAGGGCCCGAGTCGGAGTCTCCCTCCAGCAAGTCTGACTCATCCCGGAACAGAGACCGAGACACGGCCAGCCCCAGCTCCGAGCAGAGCGACCGCCACAACCGATCAACCTACCGCTGGCGTCCAAAGCCACACAGG GCCTTGACAGGTGACAAAGGCGAACTCCA GGCACTGCAGGAGGAGAATGCTGAGCTGCACCAGAACCTGATGCAAACAGTAGTCTGCATTGAGAGTCTGGAGGCGGAGCTAGCCAGGGCCAGGGAGGAGCTTAGCCACATGAAGGAGAAGTTCAAGAG actccaggacacacacacaggtacccaGCACACCAACAGCCTTCTGGGGGAGAAACTGCACTCAGCG ACTGAGAGCCTTAGCTCTGAGAGGAAGTATATGGTGCAGCGTATTGCCCATCTCAGCACAGAGCTGGAGCAGGCCAACGCCACCATCGCCTCTCTGGAGAACATCAAT GTTCCCTGTCTGATCAAGGAGCTCATAGAGAAGCACTTTGACTCTGGAGACACTGTCAAGCAGTTCCTGAAGAACACCTTGAAAACCGGCCAATCCATAAGCGACATCCAATCACCCGCTACCAAACTGGAGCAGAAGCCGTCTGATTGGTCAGGTGCAGGACTCAGGGAGTGTGAGGCGGGTCCACAAAAGGTCACTGCTTTTATGCCCTGGAAGCAGGAGGAGGGGTTTGGGGTGATAGGTCAGACAGGAAATGAGGATTCTCGCCCGATGAGTCCCCCTTTCTCCGTCGCTGACATCAGTATGGCTATCTATAAGAAACTAGCTGCCAGCCAAGCGGCAAGACAGCCCCGGCCTTCCAACCTCCAACCTCACACTGACACCCCTCCCAACCCCTACCCTCTGGTGGAGTTGGGAACAGGGGGTGCAGAAGGTGCATGGGAGGAGGGTTACCTTGTGCCTGCTGTCAAGGGGGGCGTGGCAGCTGCAGGGAGAGCAGCTGAGAGTAAGCAGggtgctgttgttgatgtgtcctATCTGACGGCCCAGAGGGTTCTGgatgacttcatgcaccagctgacACACCCAGAGGATGGGAgcggaggtggggagagggggcaCAAGGCCAACGGGGGAGGGGGAACAGCTGAAGAGAGGGGGGCGGAGTGA